A DNA window from Leptolyngbya sp. KIOST-1 contains the following coding sequences:
- a CDS encoding cation-translocating P-type ATPase: MAQQLSTPKSNDRSTLIWHQVEGREITQQLGVDPETGLSTQEAQARLERYGANELKGKKGKHPIVLFLLQFNQPLLYILLIAGLIKALLGSWVNAGVIWGVTVINAIIGFVQESKAESAIAALASSVTTDAMVRRDGQQVQVSSRDLVPGDIVLLASGDKVPADLRLLRGRTLQINESGLTGESVAVEKQPHLKSLAADTPLAERHNMAYAGSFVTFGQGEGIVVETGLSTETGRISKLMEESTTLVTPLTRKFDRFSKTLLYVILGVAALTFAVGMAWGNSPLQMFEAAVALAVSAIPEGLPAVVTITLAIGVSRMARRNAIVRKLPAVETLGSATVICSDKTGTLTENQMTVQSIYAGDRHYDLTGEGYTPHGELRDGEDNPVPPEAMAAPLRQCLIVGMLCNDSELEHSDHRWGVVGDPTEGALLVAARKAGFERTELNHSYPRIDSIPFESEFQYMATLHQQDTAGQWLLAKGSVEALVARCDRLLTTEAQAVPLDDGGRDHILLQAERMASRGLRVLCFAAKAFHGHHIDHDDLKSGMVFLGLQGMIDPPRAEATRAVEACKTAGIEVKMITGDHKVTAAAIADRMGLSSTDEVIAYTGQELAKFEQSDLTNSVQNGSVFARVAPEQKLRLVEALQSKGHIVAMTGDGVNDAPALKQADIGIAMGKSGTEVAKEAADMILTDDNFASIEAAVEEGRNVFGNLMKAIAFILPVNGGESMTILLSVLIGRGDVLPILSLQVLWLNMVNSIAMTVPLAFEPKSHTLMNRPPRNPNEPLLSRNLLKRIALISVFNWILIFGMFEWVRRTTGDIPLARTMAIQALVAGRIIYLLSISQFWASVAARMRGRKVPLGDVSAIGYGILVAVVFQVIFSQVGVMNFLFSTAPLNLNQWLICIGVSLPMIVVALIANRLNPQN, translated from the coding sequence GTGGCTCAACAGCTTTCGACACCCAAATCCAACGATCGCTCCACCCTGATCTGGCACCAGGTCGAGGGTCGGGAGATCACCCAGCAGCTGGGGGTTGACCCCGAAACCGGGCTCTCGACCCAGGAGGCCCAGGCGCGGCTGGAGCGCTACGGGGCCAACGAACTGAAGGGCAAAAAGGGCAAGCATCCAATTGTTTTGTTTTTGCTGCAGTTCAATCAGCCGTTGCTCTACATTCTGCTGATTGCCGGGTTGATCAAGGCGCTGCTGGGCTCCTGGGTGAATGCCGGGGTGATCTGGGGAGTGACGGTGATCAACGCCATCATCGGCTTTGTGCAGGAGTCAAAGGCCGAAAGCGCGATCGCGGCCCTGGCCTCCTCGGTCACCACCGACGCCATGGTGCGCCGCGACGGTCAGCAGGTGCAGGTGTCGTCGCGGGATCTGGTGCCCGGCGACATCGTGCTGCTGGCCTCCGGCGACAAGGTACCCGCCGACCTGCGCCTGCTGCGGGGGCGCACCCTGCAAATCAACGAGTCGGGCCTGACCGGCGAGTCGGTGGCGGTGGAAAAGCAGCCCCACCTGAAGTCCCTGGCCGCCGATACGCCCCTGGCCGAGCGCCACAATATGGCCTACGCGGGCAGCTTCGTCACCTTTGGCCAGGGCGAAGGCATTGTGGTCGAAACTGGGCTCAGCACCGAAACTGGGCGCATCTCCAAGCTGATGGAGGAGAGCACCACCCTGGTGACCCCCCTGACCCGCAAGTTCGACCGCTTCAGTAAGACTCTGCTCTACGTGATTTTAGGGGTGGCGGCCCTGACCTTTGCGGTGGGCATGGCCTGGGGCAATTCGCCATTGCAAATGTTTGAGGCGGCGGTGGCCCTGGCGGTGAGCGCCATTCCCGAGGGGCTGCCCGCCGTGGTCACCATCACCCTGGCGATCGGGGTGTCGCGGATGGCCCGCCGCAACGCCATTGTGCGTAAGCTGCCCGCGGTCGAAACCCTGGGCAGCGCTACGGTGATTTGCTCGGACAAAACCGGCACCCTGACCGAAAACCAGATGACGGTGCAGAGCATCTACGCGGGCGATCGCCACTACGACCTCACCGGGGAGGGCTACACCCCCCACGGCGAACTGCGCGACGGCGAGGACAACCCGGTGCCTCCCGAGGCGATGGCCGCCCCCCTGCGCCAGTGCCTGATTGTGGGTATGCTGTGCAATGACTCGGAGCTGGAGCACAGCGACCACCGCTGGGGCGTGGTGGGCGACCCCACCGAGGGAGCGCTGCTGGTAGCCGCCCGCAAAGCTGGGTTTGAGCGCACCGAACTCAACCACAGCTACCCCCGCATCGACAGCATCCCCTTCGAGTCTGAGTTTCAGTACATGGCTACCCTGCACCAGCAGGATACTGCGGGGCAGTGGTTGCTGGCCAAGGGGTCGGTGGAGGCGCTGGTGGCCCGCTGCGATCGCCTCCTCACCACCGAGGCCCAGGCCGTGCCCCTCGACGACGGGGGCCGGGACCACATTCTGCTGCAGGCCGAACGGATGGCCTCGCGGGGGCTGCGGGTGCTGTGCTTTGCCGCCAAAGCCTTTCACGGCCACCACATCGACCACGACGACCTCAAATCGGGGATGGTCTTCCTGGGCCTCCAGGGCATGATTGACCCGCCCCGGGCCGAAGCGACCAGGGCGGTGGAGGCCTGCAAGACGGCGGGCATCGAGGTGAAGATGATCACGGGCGACCACAAGGTGACGGCGGCGGCGATCGCCGATCGCATGGGCCTCAGCTCCACCGATGAGGTGATTGCCTACACCGGCCAGGAGCTGGCCAAATTCGAGCAGTCCGACCTCACCAACTCGGTGCAGAATGGCTCGGTGTTTGCCCGCGTCGCCCCGGAGCAAAAGCTGCGCCTGGTGGAGGCGCTACAGTCGAAGGGCCACATCGTGGCGATGACCGGCGACGGCGTCAACGATGCCCCCGCTCTGAAGCAGGCCGACATCGGCATCGCCATGGGCAAGAGCGGCACCGAGGTGGCCAAAGAAGCCGCCGACATGATCCTCACCGACGACAACTTTGCCTCCATCGAGGCGGCGGTGGAGGAAGGGCGCAACGTGTTTGGCAACCTGATGAAGGCGATCGCCTTTATCCTGCCGGTCAACGGCGGCGAGTCGATGACCATTCTGCTCAGCGTGCTGATCGGGCGCGGCGACGTGCTGCCGATTCTCTCGCTCCAGGTGCTGTGGCTGAACATGGTCAACTCCATCGCCATGACCGTGCCCCTGGCCTTCGAGCCCAAGTCCCACACCCTGATGAACCGCCCGCCCCGAAACCCCAACGAGCCGCTGCTCTCCAGGAACCTGCTCAAGCGCATCGCCTTGATCTCCGTGTTCAACTGGATTTTGATCTTCGGCATGTTTGAGTGGGTGCGTCGCACCACGGGCGACATTCCCCTGGCCCGCACCATGGCGATTCAGGCCCTGGTGGCGGGGCGGATTATCTACCTGCTCAGCATCAGCCAGTTCTGGGCCTCGGTGGCCGCCCGCATGCGCGGGCGCAAGGTGCCCCTGGGGGATGTCTCGGCGATCGGCTACGGCATTCTGGTGGCGGTTGTTTTCCAGGTCATCTTCAGCCAGGTGGGCGTGATGAACTTCCTGTTCTCCACCGCCCCCCTAAACCTCAACCAGTGGCTGATCTGCATCGGGGTGTCGCTGCCGATGATTGTGGTGGCGCTAATCGCCAACCGCCTGAACCCCCAGAACTAG
- a CDS encoding GTPase family protein, protein MVRLQPWQWAVLALPLVAIVGFLMTAAAVQIHAWGLNWIWGVIILMLVLWRGLLARWTKPVFKQVEEALEQAQQELDEVTEAEAPVGIPNGKSAAAALEEILVAAQEDPPVWEDWNPFWERCRDVVTAVAQAYHPSVKYPLLNIYLPDAYGLLRGTVDDVDRWIETLTPVLGQVTVGQAVQGYEVYRRVEPSARKLWQAWNWAQWLINPAAAAARALSEPTNNLANQQLLGNLNALLREATLRNLYRQSVALYSGELPGMPSPVKPLPTAQTQTLREILDQAESVEAVATKPVNILLVGRTGAGKSSVINTLFDAELAEVDVLPSTDSISTYRWQGDGEEILTLWDSPGYEQVDRADYRDQLLDCAREADLLLLVTPALDPALQMDADLLRDMREEVPDLPAITALTQVDRLRPLREWQPPYDWQWGSRPKELSIREATRYRQEQLGDLCNRILPLVTRAGDRPGWNAAALSTALVELIDPAKELRLARFLRDRETKITASARLIDRYRLQMSTTQGVTAFLKSPVLKFLATLTTGSPALAYLLAEQIPVEQLPVVLGKLQLAYDLFKVVAPAQVQLDLLALWPLLLEHNEQPDRAAWAFGHAMVEYWSQELSIADTRPRIEHYLEQYRHR, encoded by the coding sequence ATGGTAAGACTTCAACCCTGGCAGTGGGCGGTGCTGGCGCTGCCTCTGGTGGCAATCGTCGGCTTCCTGATGACCGCAGCGGCGGTGCAAATTCACGCCTGGGGATTGAACTGGATCTGGGGCGTGATCATCCTCATGCTGGTGCTGTGGCGGGGGCTGCTGGCCCGCTGGACTAAGCCCGTGTTCAAGCAGGTGGAAGAGGCTCTTGAGCAGGCTCAGCAGGAGTTGGATGAGGTGACCGAGGCAGAAGCGCCTGTGGGCATACCCAATGGCAAATCTGCCGCTGCCGCCCTGGAAGAAATTCTTGTTGCCGCCCAGGAAGACCCCCCGGTTTGGGAAGACTGGAACCCGTTCTGGGAGCGCTGCCGCGATGTGGTGACGGCGGTGGCCCAGGCATACCACCCCAGCGTAAAGTATCCGCTGCTGAACATTTACCTGCCCGATGCCTACGGACTGCTGCGGGGCACCGTGGACGATGTCGATCGCTGGATTGAGACCCTGACCCCAGTGCTGGGCCAGGTCACCGTGGGCCAGGCGGTGCAGGGCTACGAGGTCTATCGCCGGGTGGAACCCTCGGCCCGCAAGCTTTGGCAGGCGTGGAACTGGGCGCAGTGGTTGATCAACCCCGCCGCCGCCGCCGCCCGCGCCCTGAGCGAACCGACGAATAACCTGGCCAACCAGCAGCTTTTGGGCAACCTGAACGCCCTGCTGCGGGAGGCCACCCTGCGGAACCTGTACCGCCAGTCGGTGGCGCTCTACAGCGGGGAGCTACCCGGCATGCCCAGCCCGGTCAAGCCTTTGCCCACCGCCCAAACCCAGACCCTGCGCGAGATTTTGGATCAGGCGGAGTCGGTGGAGGCCGTGGCCACTAAGCCCGTCAACATTCTGCTGGTGGGGCGCACCGGGGCAGGCAAGAGCAGCGTGATCAACACCCTGTTCGACGCCGAGCTGGCCGAGGTGGATGTGCTGCCCAGCACCGATAGCATCAGCACCTACCGCTGGCAGGGCGACGGGGAGGAAATCCTCACCCTGTGGGATTCTCCCGGCTACGAGCAGGTGGATCGCGCTGACTACCGCGACCAGCTGCTCGACTGCGCCCGCGAGGCCGACCTGCTGCTGCTGGTCACTCCCGCCCTCGACCCGGCCCTGCAAATGGATGCCGATCTGCTGCGCGACATGCGCGAAGAGGTGCCCGATCTGCCCGCCATTACGGCCCTGACGCAGGTAGATCGGCTGCGGCCCCTGCGGGAGTGGCAGCCCCCCTACGACTGGCAGTGGGGCAGTCGCCCCAAGGAACTGTCCATTCGCGAGGCCACCCGCTACCGGCAGGAGCAGCTGGGGGACCTGTGCAACCGGATTCTGCCCCTGGTCACCCGCGCTGGCGATCGCCCCGGATGGAATGCCGCTGCCCTGTCCACCGCCTTAGTTGAGCTGATCGACCCGGCCAAAGAGCTGCGGTTGGCCCGATTCTTGCGCGATCGCGAAACCAAGATCACAGCATCCGCCCGCCTGATCGATCGCTACCGCCTGCAGATGAGCACCACCCAGGGGGTGACCGCCTTTCTCAAAAGTCCGGTGCTCAAGTTTCTGGCCACCCTCACCACCGGCTCCCCGGCCCTGGCCTACCTGCTGGCCGAGCAGATTCCGGTGGAGCAGCTGCCTGTGGTGCTGGGCAAGCTCCAGCTCGCCTACGACCTGTTTAAGGTGGTGGCTCCCGCCCAGGTTCAGCTCGACCTGCTGGCCCTGTGGCCGCTGCTGCTGGAGCACAACGAGCAGCCCGATCGCGCCGCCTGGGCCTTTGGCCACGCCATGGTCGAATACTGGAGCCAGGAGCTTTCCATCGCCGACACCCGGCCCCGCATTGAGCACTACCTGGAACAGTACCGCCACCGCTAA
- a CDS encoding class I SAM-dependent methyltransferase, protein MAPQSKTLFEQFLAPIFSHLVDRDALLRLRDSIDWEAGVAQFTNPQVVYPNYYKVSNFHGIKNGYLNVDAALTYDPITQYVLPPGETWVRESLVKAVKGEPRRMLDLGCGTGTTTLMLKRKFPNAEVIGLDLSPQMLVMADYKAQAAAVDVTFRHGNAMATGLPAASFDVVCATLLFHETPPAVSKTILSEAFRLLTPGGQMLVLDGNQRTLRTTDWLSTIFEEPFIRDYGQGNLDAWLGYAGFERVRTEDVFWLNQLSYGRKPLPVGERLTRDEGDRVEDGLPLAQPA, encoded by the coding sequence ATGGCACCCCAGTCTAAAACCCTGTTTGAGCAATTTCTGGCCCCGATCTTCTCGCACCTGGTCGATCGCGACGCCCTGTTGCGCCTGCGGGACAGCATCGACTGGGAGGCCGGCGTCGCCCAGTTCACCAACCCCCAGGTGGTGTACCCCAACTACTACAAGGTCAGCAACTTCCACGGCATCAAAAATGGCTACCTAAATGTGGATGCCGCCCTCACCTACGACCCCATTACTCAGTACGTGCTGCCCCCCGGCGAAACTTGGGTGCGCGAGAGCCTGGTCAAGGCCGTCAAAGGTGAGCCTCGGCGGATGTTAGACCTGGGCTGCGGCACGGGCACCACCACGCTAATGCTGAAGCGCAAGTTTCCCAATGCAGAGGTGATCGGCCTCGATCTGTCGCCTCAGATGCTGGTGATGGCCGACTACAAGGCCCAAGCGGCGGCGGTGGATGTGACCTTTCGCCACGGTAACGCCATGGCCACCGGGCTACCCGCCGCATCCTTTGATGTGGTGTGTGCCACGCTGCTGTTCCACGAAACGCCCCCGGCAGTGTCTAAAACCATTCTCTCCGAGGCCTTTCGGCTGCTGACCCCCGGCGGGCAAATGCTGGTGCTCGACGGTAACCAGCGCACCCTGCGAACCACCGACTGGCTCAGCACCATTTTTGAGGAACCCTTCATCCGCGACTACGGCCAGGGCAATCTGGATGCCTGGTTAGGCTATGCCGGGTTTGAGCGGGTCCGTACCGAGGATGTATTCTGGCTCAACCAACTGAGTTATGGCCGCAAGCCGCTGCCGGTCGGTGAGCGACTGACCAGGGACGAAGGAGACCGAGTGGAGGACGGCTTGCCGCTGGCACAGCCTGCCTAG
- a CDS encoding GNAT family N-acetyltransferase, producing MAAEQSFALPGYRLRVGSTLDRATVVKFMERTYRELDPHQSVGHLADTVDRYLSRNTPLWWIDEARADHTAGPVAGLWLGQATDQRSGTLHPYVLLLYVTRDHRRRGIATALLEVAEAWAQQQGHRQISLQVFSHNQAAQALYTRLGYQSEAVLMKKELPQELAGY from the coding sequence ATGGCCGCTGAGCAATCCTTTGCGCTACCGGGTTATCGCCTGCGGGTAGGCTCAACCCTCGATCGCGCCACCGTGGTCAAATTCATGGAGCGCACCTACCGCGAGCTTGACCCCCACCAGTCGGTAGGGCATCTTGCTGATACCGTCGATCGCTATCTCAGCCGCAATACACCCCTCTGGTGGATCGACGAAGCCAGAGCCGATCATACCGCTGGCCCAGTAGCGGGGCTCTGGCTGGGGCAGGCAACCGACCAGCGCAGCGGAACCTTGCACCCCTACGTGCTGCTGCTGTACGTGACCAGGGACCACCGGCGGCGCGGCATCGCCACCGCCCTGCTGGAGGTGGCCGAAGCCTGGGCACAGCAGCAGGGGCACAGGCAGATTAGCCTCCAGGTGTTTAGCCACAACCAGGCCGCCCAGGCGCTCTACACCCGCCTGGGCTACCAGAGCGAAGCGGTGCTGATGAAGAAAGAACTGCCCCAGGAGCTGGCCGGATACTAA